The following coding sequences lie in one Oscillatoria sp. FACHB-1406 genomic window:
- the c2c8 gene encoding type V CRISPR-associated protein C2c8: MEKEESSKGMLVLEFKCYPTREQAEFIDRCLEVQRNVWNLGLRALCDFDEFRGYAPKTVKLLVGYPPEDLLDKKGKAQTKAGEFKKHVEDVGDLNLPCCPLPIEKRYVYIDNETKCWVNNYRDLKSDQQDQCDRILVPYCSLLDHQALQEIKKLKRYKNVTPKKDGTLPLILDHEKCVYTNAAFLNVWGWQWQKDEQGKPIVLYRKHPDWREPNRRDGEVWGDDELYPEVKRVDVYLRSTGFGQKGGITKMNDNKILKEMRSSEVHPEWIDAVIPIPTKFRAGTLKNLATSWQEYDKSRFGSNNNKRGKPRFKPRKETIETLIHPNPKTSVKPDTDKYDRLRGIPGFAKLTVDTLKVKGLTKRWRNPETGEIPLIAVFKICKRVSGYYVQLTGELPSRIKPTKSKKAVGIDPGLNALLTTDSNKKIQNPRFLRNSEKRLKRLQRKQAKKLIKRLIIWLKEPGRTVEEIREVSPHISIKDAESLLREPLHSEKDIKAIISQSACNTLKYRHYEHWQGKKQSQREAKLQQAEKRLHEQVKLSRRCLNHKISTYLVRTFGAIAIEDGVQSANLRKKAKKKLREDGSGYDRNRKQQKSGLSKSLVDAAPGQLISLIEQKSKVAGVEFKRIESKNSTKECPVCGNIVDITLEERWYRCDRCNYEEDRDCKAAIVLLQRAKFDDKYIYSENYEDAGGRRCKWNEQNKQPSKVRRKRVTGDDA; this comes from the coding sequence ATGGAAAAGGAAGAGAGTTCTAAAGGGATGCTTGTTTTGGAGTTTAAATGCTATCCCACTCGCGAACAAGCAGAGTTCATCGATCGCTGTTTGGAAGTGCAGCGCAATGTCTGGAATCTTGGATTGCGAGCATTATGCGATTTTGATGAGTTCCGAGGGTATGCACCCAAAACCGTAAAACTTTTAGTTGGGTATCCCCCCGAAGATTTACTGGATAAAAAGGGGAAGGCACAAACGAAAGCGGGCGAATTTAAAAAGCACGTTGAAGATGTTGGCGACTTGAATTTACCTTGCTGTCCGTTACCGATTGAAAAACGATACGTTTACATTGACAATGAAACGAAATGCTGGGTCAATAACTATCGAGATCTAAAAAGTGACCAGCAAGACCAATGCGATCGCATCCTCGTTCCTTATTGCTCTCTTCTCGACCATCAAGCACTTCAGGAAATTAAGAAGCTTAAACGCTACAAAAATGTCACGCCGAAAAAGGATGGTACTTTACCGCTCATTCTCGACCATGAGAAGTGCGTTTATACAAATGCAGCATTTTTAAATGTCTGGGGCTGGCAGTGGCAAAAGGACGAGCAAGGAAAACCAATTGTTCTGTATCGGAAGCATCCCGACTGGCGCGAACCTAATCGTAGAGATGGCGAAGTATGGGGCGATGATGAACTTTATCCCGAAGTCAAGCGCGTCGATGTTTATTTGCGTTCTACGGGCTTTGGGCAGAAGGGTGGAATCACCAAAATGAACGACAATAAAATCCTAAAAGAAATGCGCTCTAGCGAAGTACATCCTGAATGGATTGATGCGGTAATTCCCATCCCTACTAAGTTTAGAGCAGGTACTCTTAAGAATTTAGCAACCAGTTGGCAAGAGTACGATAAATCTCGTTTTGGGTCTAATAATAACAAACGAGGTAAACCTAGATTTAAGCCCCGCAAAGAGACAATCGAGACATTAATTCATCCTAACCCTAAGACAAGCGTAAAACCCGATACTGATAAGTACGATAGACTCCGAGGCATTCCAGGATTTGCTAAATTAACAGTTGATACCCTCAAAGTTAAGGGTTTAACCAAGCGCTGGCGCAATCCTGAAACAGGGGAAATTCCCCTAATTGCCGTCTTTAAGATTTGCAAGCGAGTTTCGGGCTATTACGTTCAGCTTACCGGCGAGTTGCCCAGTCGGATTAAACCGACAAAATCGAAGAAGGCAGTAGGCATCGATCCGGGTTTAAATGCACTTTTGACGACGGATAGTAATAAAAAAATACAAAATCCTCGCTTTTTGCGGAACTCAGAAAAGCGGTTGAAGCGACTGCAACGCAAGCAAGCGAAAAAGTTAATCAAACGCTTGATTATCTGGTTAAAGGAACCGGGACGCACGGTAGAAGAAATTCGAGAAGTGAGTCCTCATATTTCCATTAAAGATGCTGAATCTTTATTACGCGAGCCTTTGCACAGTGAGAAGGATATTAAAGCGATTATTTCTCAATCGGCGTGCAATACTTTGAAGTATCGCCACTACGAACATTGGCAGGGTAAAAAACAAAGTCAACGCGAAGCCAAGTTACAGCAAGCAGAGAAGCGATTGCACGAACAAGTGAAGTTGTCGCGGCGCTGTCTCAACCATAAAATTAGCACTTATTTAGTACGGACATTTGGCGCGATCGCGATTGAGGATGGCGTACAATCAGCCAATCTCCGTAAAAAAGCGAAGAAAAAACTTCGCGAAGACGGTTCGGGATACGATCGCAACCGGAAACAGCAGAAATCCGGGCTGAGTAAGTCTTTAGTCGATGCTGCCCCCGGACAACTGATTAGTCTCATCGAACAAAAGTCTAAGGTTGCTGGTGTAGAGTTTAAGCGCATTGAGAGCAAAAATAGTACAAAAGAATGCCCCGTTTGCGGAAACATCGTCGATATTACACTAGAAGAGCGTTGGTATCGCTGCGATCGCTGTAATTACGAGGAAGATCGCGATTGTAAAGCCGCGATCGTGTTGCTACAACGGGCTAAGTTTGACGATAAGTATATTTACTCGGAAAATTATGAAGATGCGGGAGGCAGGAGGTGTAAATGGAACGAACAAAACAAACAACCCTCAAAAGTCCGCAGAAAGCGGGTTACAGGCGATGATGCGTGA
- a CDS encoding aminotransferase class I/II-fold pyridoxal phosphate-dependent enzyme: protein MKQIPPLDLTRQYEQIRTAVETSVLDILQSGRYIGGAAVAEFEQQFADYTGTTHCIGCNSGTDALYLALRALEIGAGDEVITTPFTFFATAEVITRVGATPVFVDIDESFNLDLEQIEAAITPKTKAIMPVHLFGQPVDMTRLMAIAEAHNLAVIEDCAQATGAEWAGQKVGSIGHIGCFSFFPTKNLGACGDGGAVTTNDSAIAARVRMLKEHGMTDRYHHEAIGLNSRLDALQAAILTIKLRHLDAWNQGRDRVATRYQQLLRALPDVVLPQAPAGGTSAWNQYTIRLQERGGENLRDPQSGSLRARVRQYLQELGISSMVYYPIPLHLQTVYQQGSDRVGQFPRAERAAREVLSLPMFPELSLEEQQRIAAGLKDCLVASEVLAS, encoded by the coding sequence GTGAAACAGATTCCCCCCCTCGACCTCACCAGACAGTACGAGCAAATTCGTACAGCCGTTGAAACCTCAGTTTTAGACATTCTTCAATCAGGACGATACATCGGCGGCGCAGCAGTCGCAGAATTCGAGCAGCAGTTTGCCGATTATACCGGCACAACCCACTGCATCGGTTGTAATTCTGGCACGGATGCTCTTTACTTAGCCCTTCGCGCCTTAGAAATCGGTGCGGGCGATGAAGTGATTACAACTCCTTTTACTTTTTTCGCAACTGCCGAAGTGATTACCCGAGTTGGCGCGACTCCGGTTTTTGTAGACATCGACGAAAGCTTTAATTTGGATTTAGAACAGATTGAAGCCGCGATTACGCCAAAAACCAAGGCGATTATGCCGGTACATTTGTTCGGGCAGCCGGTGGATATGACGCGATTGATGGCGATTGCCGAAGCGCACAATCTAGCGGTTATTGAAGACTGCGCCCAAGCGACGGGTGCGGAGTGGGCGGGGCAAAAAGTTGGCAGCATCGGGCATATCGGTTGTTTTAGCTTTTTTCCGACTAAAAATTTAGGGGCGTGCGGCGATGGTGGTGCGGTAACGACAAACGATAGCGCGATCGCGGCGCGGGTGAGAATGCTCAAAGAACACGGCATGACGGATCGCTATCACCACGAAGCCATCGGCCTTAATAGCCGTCTCGATGCCCTACAAGCGGCGATTTTAACCATTAAACTGCGCCATCTCGATGCTTGGAACCAAGGGCGCGATCGCGTTGCTACCCGCTACCAACAATTACTGCGCGCCCTTCCCGATGTCGTACTCCCTCAAGCACCTGCGGGCGGTACATCGGCTTGGAATCAATACACGATTCGCTTGCAAGAACGAGGCGGGGAAAATCTGCGCGATCCGCAAAGCGGATCCCTTCGGGCGCGCGTTCGCCAGTATCTCCAAGAATTAGGCATCAGTTCGATGGTATATTATCCCATTCCCTTGCACCTCCAGACGGTGTATCAACAAGGCAGCGATCGCGTCGGACAATTCCCCCGCGCCGAACGCGCCGCCCGCGAAGTTCTCTCCCTGCCGATGTTCCCCGAACTGTCGCTTGAAGAACAACAGCGCATCGCTGCCGGACTAAAGGATTGTTTAGTTGCCAGCGAAGTGCTAGCGAGTTAA
- the fetB gene encoding iron export ABC transporter permease subunit FetB translates to MNTVIQLGPSDLAFSLAFIAAAIALSRLSGLGLEGQLAIAAGRTILQLLAAGYILAFVFTLNAGGVLVALGVMISIAAIVSQNRIAKKLKRLFPWIWGSLFLSTALTLSYIILLIIQPPAWYDPQYLIPLAGMIVGNAMDAATLAGERLVSTLRNSPSEIETHLSLGATPEQAVSSYRKEAIRASLIPMLNRMMVVGLVSLPGMLTGQVLGGSDPFDAALYQILILLAIAFADIVVVLVITEGILRQFFNRNAQLNYEL, encoded by the coding sequence ATGAATACTGTAATTCAACTTGGCCCTTCGGATCTCGCTTTTTCCCTCGCCTTCATTGCTGCTGCGATCGCGCTGTCTCGTCTTTCGGGACTCGGGCTGGAAGGGCAACTCGCGATCGCCGCCGGACGCACCATTCTACAACTTCTCGCCGCCGGTTACATCCTCGCCTTCGTCTTTACCCTCAATGCAGGCGGCGTTCTGGTTGCATTAGGAGTAATGATAAGTATTGCCGCGATCGTTTCTCAAAATCGCATCGCCAAAAAACTCAAGCGTTTATTTCCCTGGATTTGGGGTTCCCTGTTCCTCAGTACCGCCCTCACCCTTAGCTACATTATCCTCCTGATTATTCAGCCTCCCGCTTGGTACGATCCGCAATATCTCATTCCCCTCGCTGGCATGATAGTCGGCAATGCGATGGATGCAGCCACCCTCGCCGGAGAACGCCTCGTCAGTACCCTTCGCAATTCTCCCAGCGAAATCGAGACGCACCTCAGTTTGGGCGCAACGCCGGAACAAGCGGTATCTAGCTATCGCAAAGAAGCGATTCGCGCCAGTCTTATTCCCATGCTTAATCGCATGATGGTAGTAGGACTGGTATCGCTACCGGGAATGCTAACGGGGCAGGTTTTGGGAGGAAGCGATCCTTTTGATGCAGCACTGTATCAGATTCTTATTTTGCTCGCGATCGCCTTTGCAGATATTGTCGTCGTTCTCGTCATTACCGAAGGAATTCTCCGGCAATTTTTTAACCGCAATGCTCAGTTAAATTATGAGTTATGA
- a CDS encoding MoxR family ATPase translates to MNHSITKLTDNLAQTLVGKADAVRLVLVALLSGGHALLEDVPGVGKTLLAKSLARSINGKFQRIQCTPDLLPTDITGTNIWNPSSREFEFMAGPVFSNVLLADEINRATPRTQSALLEVMEEQQVTVDGVSRKVPQPFFAIATQNPIEYQGTFPLPEAQMDRFALSLTLGYPTETEELQMLQRQQGHQGLDTLQPCISLEEVFELQEQVGQVQVATELQQYILNLVRASRTDNEITLGVSPRGTIALQRAAQAFAFLEGRNYAIPDDIKHLAPHVLAHRMIPAGGRQAKAIVERLLREVPVGNS, encoded by the coding sequence ATGAACCACTCTATTACTAAACTAACTGATAATCTCGCTCAAACTCTGGTTGGTAAAGCCGATGCAGTTCGCTTAGTTTTAGTCGCCCTACTCAGTGGCGGTCATGCCTTACTCGAAGACGTGCCGGGAGTCGGAAAAACGCTGCTGGCAAAATCCTTAGCGCGATCGATTAACGGCAAATTTCAGCGCATTCAATGCACCCCCGACCTCTTACCGACCGATATTACCGGAACTAATATTTGGAACCCCAGTAGCCGCGAATTTGAATTCATGGCGGGGCCTGTTTTTTCTAATGTTTTGCTGGCTGACGAAATTAACCGCGCTACACCGCGTACCCAATCAGCATTGCTCGAAGTAATGGAAGAACAACAGGTAACGGTGGATGGTGTATCGCGTAAAGTACCGCAACCCTTTTTCGCGATCGCAACACAAAACCCCATCGAATATCAAGGTACATTTCCCCTGCCCGAGGCGCAAATGGATCGGTTTGCCTTGTCATTAACCCTGGGATATCCTACCGAAACCGAAGAATTGCAAATGTTGCAAAGACAACAGGGACATCAAGGACTAGACACCCTTCAACCTTGCATTTCCCTCGAAGAAGTATTTGAGTTACAAGAACAAGTGGGTCAAGTACAAGTTGCGACGGAGTTACAACAATATATCTTAAATCTCGTGCGCGCCTCGCGAACGGACAATGAAATTACCCTCGGTGTAAGTCCTCGCGGGACGATAGCGTTGCAACGCGCTGCCCAAGCGTTCGCCTTTCTGGAAGGACGAAATTATGCAATTCCCGATGATATCAAACATTTAGCGCCCCACGTTCTCGCCCATCGAATGATTCCGGCAGGCGGGCGACAAGCAAAAGCAATTGTGGAACGCTTATTACGGGAAGTACCAGTTGGTAATTCGTAA